In a single window of the Osmerus eperlanus chromosome 2, fOsmEpe2.1, whole genome shotgun sequence genome:
- the anks4b gene encoding ankyrin repeat and SAM domain-containing protein 4B, with amino-acid sequence MSRYHKAAIDGYLDLLKEATRKDLNTPDEDGMTPTLWAAFHGHIDALQLICSRGGDPNRSDIWGNTPLHHAATNGHMHILSFLVNFGANLFSLDNDFHTAMDVAASRDRMDCVRFLDSAASQQTSQNAKKVARLKQEATKEAERRVKVCEKVKKKHQIKMDKMYRGVGSGGSVSEAGVASFSNTGTINSVNEQFSKLIAADTSGSLTARVKGTLQRKFGKKEKGGTERAGGDGNVIFVKQENGTAGKPEFMGVFSEQDEIEANDDTRESMGGFEDDDVEDGDWSSQTKESIFKRPGLGNMVFRKNFSMEMGLEPDDFPSRDTEDLGYLIREEVFESEVVDSSLGDDAEDADLPWNQEELGLDDEEDEDTFPLDAFLSALSLPDFAPAFTREQLDLEALMLCTDDDLKGIRIQLGPRKKILEAAARRKNALQKPGIMKDSFL; translated from the exons ATGTCTAGGTATCACAAAGCAGCGATTGATGGCTACTTGGACCTCTTGAAAGAGGCCACAAGGAAAGACCTCAACACTCCGGACGAAGATGGAATGACGCCAACGTTATGGGCTGCTTTTCATGGACATATTGATGCCCTCCAACTCATATGTAGTAGAGG AGGGGATCCTAACAGGAGTGACATCTGGGGCAACACTCCTCTGCACCATGCTGCCACCAACGGCCACATGCACATCCTCAGCTTCCTGGTCAACTTTGGTGCAAATCTCTTCTCCTTGGACAATGATTTCCATACGGCCATGGACGTGGCTGCATCACGTGACCGCATGGACTGCGTGCGCTTCCTGGACTCAGCTGCCTCACAGCAGACCAGTCAGAACGCCAAGAAAGTGGCCCGACTGAAGCAGGAGGCCACCAAAGAGGCTGAGAGACGAGTGAAAGTCTGCGAGAAGGTCAAGAAGAAGCACCAGATCAAGATGGATAAGATGTACCGTGGAGTGGGCAGTGGAGGGTCTGTCTCTGAAGCCGGCGTAGCTTCATTCTCCAACACGGGAACCATTAACAGCGTCAACGAGCAGTTCTCCAAGCTCATTGCTGCAGACACCTCAGGGTCCCTCACAGCCAGAGTAAAGGGGACCCTCCAACGGAAGTTTggtaagaaagagaaagggggaacagagagggctggaggagacgGGAACGTAATCTTCGTCAAGCAGGAGAACGGTACTGCAGGGAAGCCAGAGTTCATGGGTGTCTTCAGCGAGCAAGACGAGATTGAGGCAAATGACGACACAAGAGAAAGTATGGGAGGCTTTGAAGATGATGATGTCGAAGATGGAGACTGGTCTAGCCAAACCAAGGAGTCTATCTTTAAACGTCCAGGTCTGGGAAACATGGTCTTCAGGAAAAACTTCTCCATGGAAATGGGGTTGGAACCAGACGACTTCCCtagcagagacacagaggaccTGGGCTACCTCATCCGCGAGGAGGTGTTTGAGTCGGAAGTAGTTGACAGCAGTTTGGGGGATGATGCTGAAGATGCCGATCTGCCCTGGAACCAGGAGGAACTGGGTTtggatgatgaggaggatgaggacactTTTCCTCTAGATGCCTTTCTGTCTGCCCTTTCCCTGCCAGACTTTGCCCCTGCATTCACCAGGGAGCAGCTAGATCTGGAGGCCCTCATGCTCTGCACTGATGATGACCTCAAGGGCATCCGCATCCAGCTGGGACCCAGGAAGAAGATTCTGGAAGCTGCTGCTCGAAGGAAGAatgctctgcagaagcctggcaTCATGAAGGACAGTTTCCTGTAA